Proteins found in one Methanospirillum hungatei JF-1 genomic segment:
- a CDS encoding glutaredoxin family protein — translation MAITPVHVEGIDKGSIMLYALSTCIHCKQTRKLLDELKVAYDYLYVDQLSRSEMDEVLKEMEKVNPRGSFPTLVINNNKVIVGSRLDEIREALLS, via the coding sequence ATGGCGATAACTCCTGTTCATGTTGAGGGTATTGATAAGGGATCAATAATGTTGTATGCCCTTTCTACCTGTATTCATTGTAAACAGACCAGAAAACTTCTTGATGAATTAAAAGTAGCCTATGATTACCTGTATGTTGATCAACTCAGTCGAAGCGAGATGGATGAGGTACTCAAAGAGATGGAGAAAGTAAATCCACGGGGATCATTTCCGACTTTGGTAATCAATAATAACAAGGTTATTGTGGGAAGCAGGCTTGATGAGATACGAGAGGCGCTTTTGTCATGA
- a CDS encoding histone deacetylase family protein: MTCGIVYAPSYLTHEQSSSHPERRERLSYTLDQLEEEGIFDLPQIRLLTPKPAMRDDVLLVHTKEYLHFLEEASVNGAIIDADTYVPKGLIHDALLAAGGAITGADAVLNQEVRNSFVLSRPPGHHAGRSHGAGFCYLNNVAIMVRYLQRRGLRRIMVLDWDAHHGNGTEEIFYDDPSVLFCSVHQYPFYPGSGRFEDIGIGDGKGYNINLPIPAGSSDKVYRYLLEEIILPLADEYMPDAIAISAGQDNHFTDPLTGLALTAQGYARLMQEMCILADSICYGRIIAVLEGGYSVEGGLPYTNLGLIAAMAGLDISAIREPEIYREVLEKAVSDEAFPIVIKMVTDLKKKLADHWYFIRQYNFR, translated from the coding sequence ATGACGTGCGGTATCGTGTATGCTCCATCATATCTGACTCATGAACAGAGTTCATCACACCCTGAACGACGTGAACGCTTATCATACACTCTTGACCAGCTTGAAGAGGAGGGAATCTTTGATCTCCCTCAGATACGTCTTCTGACCCCAAAGCCTGCGATGAGAGATGATGTGCTCTTAGTCCATACGAAGGAATATCTGCATTTTCTTGAAGAAGCCTCAGTCAACGGTGCTATAATAGATGCAGATACCTATGTACCAAAAGGATTGATTCATGATGCACTTCTCGCAGCAGGGGGAGCAATAACCGGTGCAGATGCAGTACTGAACCAGGAGGTAAGGAATTCTTTTGTCCTGTCACGGCCGCCCGGGCATCATGCAGGACGTTCACATGGGGCAGGTTTTTGCTATCTCAATAATGTTGCCATAATGGTTCGGTATCTTCAGCGCAGGGGCCTTAGGAGGATTATGGTCCTTGACTGGGATGCACATCATGGAAATGGAACAGAAGAGATCTTCTATGATGATCCTTCAGTCCTTTTTTGTTCAGTACATCAATATCCCTTTTATCCCGGGTCCGGACGATTTGAGGATATCGGGATTGGTGATGGCAAAGGATACAATATAAATCTCCCAATTCCAGCTGGGAGTTCAGATAAGGTCTATCGGTATCTTCTCGAGGAGATCATTCTTCCTCTGGCTGATGAGTACATGCCAGATGCCATTGCAATTTCTGCAGGTCAGGATAATCATTTCACTGATCCCCTAACCGGACTTGCACTGACCGCGCAGGGGTATGCTCGTCTTATGCAGGAGATGTGCATTCTTGCCGATTCTATCTGTTATGGGAGAATTATTGCTGTCCTTGAAGGAGGATATAGTGTTGAAGGAGGTCTCCCGTACACGAACCTTGGTCTTATTGCAGCAATGGCTGGTCTGGATATATCTGCTATTCGAGAGCCTGAAATATATCGGGAGGTATTAGAGAAAGCAGTATCTGATGAAGCCTTTCCGATTGTAATTAAGATGGTCACTGATCTTAAGAAAAAGCTGGCAGATCACTGGTATTTTATCCGTCAATATAATTTCAGGTAA